The proteins below are encoded in one region of Rhododendron vialii isolate Sample 1 chromosome 7a, ASM3025357v1:
- the LOC131333218 gene encoding cell division control protein 2 homolog A, translating to MDQYEKVEKIGEGTYGVVYKARDRVTNETIALKKIRLEQEDEGVPSTAIREISLLKEMQHGNIVRLQDVVHSERRLYLVFEYLDLDLKKHMDSCPEFSKDPRLIKMFLYQILRGIAYCHSHRVLHRDLKPQNLLIDRRTNALKLADFGLARAFGIPVRTFTHEVVTLWYRAPEILLGSRHYSTPVDVWSVGCIFAEMVNQRPLFPGDSEIDELFKIFRVLGTPNEDTWPGVTSLPDFKSAFPKWPSKDLETVVPNLDSAGLDLLRKMLCLDPSRRVTARSALEHEYFKDIGFVP from the exons ATGGATCAG TACGAAAAAGTTGAGAAGATTGGTGAAGGAACCTATGGTGTAGTCTACAAGGCTCGGGACCGTGTGACCAACGAAACTATTGCTTTAAAGAAGATTCGCTTAGAGCAGGAAGATGAGGGAGTACCAAGCACGGCTATTAGAGAAATTTCTCTGTTGAAAGAGATGCAGCATGGGAACATTGTCAG GTTGCAGGATGTGGTGCACAGTGAGAGGCGTTTGTATCTGGTTTTTGAGTATCTAGACTTGGACTTGAAGAAGCACATGGATTCATGTCCAGAATTCTCTAAGGATCCACGTCTGATAAAA ATGTTTTTGTATCAAATTCTTCGTGGAATTGCTTACTGTCACTCTCACAGAGTTCTCCATCGAGATCTGAAACCTCAAAACTTGCTGATTGATCGCCGTACAAATGCACTAAAACTAGCAGATTTTGGACTGGCCAGAGCATTTGGTATTCCTGTTAGGACATTTACACATGAG GTGGTGACCCTATGGTACAGGGCACCTGAAATACTCCTCGGATCCCGTCACTATTCCACTCCTGTGGATGTGTGGTCAGTGGGCTGTATATTTGCTGAGATGGTGAATCAGAGGCCATTGTTTCCTGGGGACTCCGAGATTGATGAACTATTCAAAATCTTCAG AGTCTTGGGTACTCCAAATGAGGATACATGGCCTGGGGTGACTTCTTTGCCTGATTTTAAATCTGCCTTTCCAAAGTGGCCTTCAAAG GACCTGGAAACTGTAGTTCCAAACCTTGACTCAGCTGGTTTAGATCTTCTTAGG AAAATGCTCTGTTTGGATCCCAGCAGAAGAGTTACAGCTAGGAGTGCTCTTGAACATGAGTACTTCAAGGATATCGGGTTTGTGCCTTGA